From the Leucobacter tenebrionis genome, one window contains:
- a CDS encoding glycosyltransferase family protein, whose amino-acid sequence MSIRIVLYSHDSAGLGHIRRNLALAGALTAGVGGEPATGLLVAGRPEATRFPLPDGWDWLVLPGVRHAPEGYASRALDVDIETAAALRGSVFRAAVRAFRPDLLVIDRHPLGVARELEPALRMLRTEQPDCRIVLGLREVLDSPAAAAAEWSALGGSAALRPLLDAVWVYGDPRIHDLTANGELPAGLRDLVTHTGYLATGRVAGHLHRIDEPFVLTTVGGGSDGLELALAAAAAPVPAGHRHLVVTGPQMSTADRSRVAAAARPEASVVRRVPDALPLMRSASAVICMGGYNTICEVMSTSTPALVAPRTRRRAEQRIRAAALAAAGAIQTIDASRIDPGSIGDWLAANVGRSATRENIALDGLSRIPHLATALLEGSRERVRRGGERVAV is encoded by the coding sequence ATGTCGATCCGAATCGTCCTGTACTCGCACGATTCAGCGGGACTCGGCCATATCCGCCGCAACCTCGCGCTCGCGGGTGCGCTGACCGCGGGAGTCGGCGGCGAGCCGGCGACCGGGCTGCTCGTCGCGGGGCGCCCCGAGGCGACGCGCTTCCCGCTCCCCGACGGCTGGGACTGGCTCGTGCTGCCGGGCGTACGACACGCACCGGAGGGTTACGCGTCCCGCGCGCTCGACGTGGACATCGAGACCGCTGCGGCGCTGCGCGGATCCGTGTTCCGAGCCGCGGTGCGCGCCTTCCGCCCCGACCTGCTCGTCATCGATCGTCATCCGCTCGGCGTGGCGCGCGAGCTCGAGCCCGCCCTCCGCATGCTGCGGACCGAGCAGCCGGACTGCCGCATCGTTCTGGGGCTGCGGGAGGTGCTCGACTCGCCCGCCGCCGCTGCCGCCGAATGGAGCGCGCTCGGCGGCAGCGCTGCCCTGCGACCGCTGCTCGACGCCGTGTGGGTGTACGGGGATCCGCGGATCCACGACCTCACGGCCAACGGCGAGCTGCCCGCCGGGCTGCGCGACCTCGTGACCCACACCGGGTACCTCGCCACCGGCAGAGTCGCCGGTCATCTCCATCGGATCGACGAGCCGTTCGTGCTCACGACCGTCGGCGGCGGATCCGACGGCCTGGAACTGGCGCTCGCCGCGGCCGCGGCCCCCGTGCCTGCCGGTCATAGGCACCTCGTCGTCACCGGCCCCCAGATGTCGACGGCCGACCGTAGCCGCGTCGCGGCCGCTGCTCGGCCCGAGGCCTCGGTCGTGCGCCGGGTGCCCGACGCGCTGCCGCTCATGCGGAGCGCCTCCGCAGTGATCTGCATGGGCGGGTACAACACGATCTGCGAGGTGATGAGCACCAGCACCCCGGCGCTCGTCGCTCCGCGTACCCGGAGACGGGCCGAGCAGAGGATACGGGCGGCCGCACTCGCCGCCGCGGGTGCGATCCAGACGATCGATGCGAGCCGGATCGACCCCGGCAGCATCGGTGACTGGCTCGCCGCCAACGTCGGCCGTTCCGCGACCCGGGAGAACATCGCCCTCGACGGGCTGTCGCGCATCCCGCACCTCGCGACCGCCCTACTCGAGGGGAGCCGGGAGCGCGTGCGCAGGGGAGGCGAACGAGTTGCCGTCTGA
- a CDS encoding response regulator transcription factor: protein MSRILIIEDEQRIASFIGKALRAAGHAAEIAASGEEGLALVESSEFALVILDVGLPGIDGFEVLNRLRATGNNLPVVMLTARGALEDTVRGLDDGADDYIVKPFRVDELLARVRVRLRDASRPAESTTPSVNGIDLDLRTRRATVEGREVELSAREFALAEEFMRHPDQVLSREQLLSRVWGYDYDPGSNVVDVYVRYLRTKLGEQRIETVRGVGYRLVG, encoded by the coding sequence ATGAGCAGGATCCTCATCATCGAGGATGAGCAGCGCATCGCGAGCTTCATCGGGAAGGCGCTGCGCGCAGCCGGCCACGCGGCCGAGATCGCGGCCAGCGGCGAAGAGGGGCTCGCCCTCGTCGAATCCTCCGAGTTCGCACTCGTGATCCTCGATGTCGGCCTGCCGGGCATCGACGGGTTCGAGGTGCTGAACCGCCTGCGCGCGACCGGTAACAACCTTCCGGTCGTCATGCTCACGGCCCGGGGCGCGCTGGAAGACACCGTGCGGGGACTCGACGACGGGGCCGACGACTACATCGTCAAGCCCTTCCGCGTCGACGAGCTGCTCGCGCGCGTGCGGGTTCGCCTGCGCGACGCCTCGCGCCCGGCGGAGAGCACGACGCCCTCCGTCAATGGAATCGACCTCGACCTGCGCACGCGGCGCGCGACGGTGGAGGGCCGGGAGGTCGAGCTGTCGGCCCGCGAGTTCGCACTCGCAGAGGAGTTCATGCGGCACCCTGACCAGGTGCTCAGCCGGGAGCAGCTCCTCAGCCGCGTCTGGGGCTACGACTACGATCCCGGTTCGAACGTCGTCGACGTCTACGTGCGATACCTGCGTACCAAGCTCGGCGAGCAGCGCATCGAGACCGTGCGCGGCGTCGGGTACCGTCTGGTCGGCTGA
- a CDS encoding sensor histidine kinase, whose protein sequence is MTSGRGEGRARARRAYPVRVRILAAILAVTALGLLAAGGIAFALQQNRIASSIDDELRQEFATVRALVEGRSPNDPQDGAAAPEAAQVDTSFPTTDDLVYETVRVVTPPLGGGTLGVVDGEARFIPGFTTPLRLDSPAFIDEISAATKTGTTVLDTVTLDGVELRYLAIPLRVEGSASEGVFVAAIDVDARLDDLRSTMLVYAWVAAAVVLLVGVVGWFVAGRLLHPLRSLQRTAARISAGALDERIPVRGNDDLSELTETINAMIARLEEAFIGQRRIVNDVRHELATPVTIIRGHVELIDPLDPDDVRQSLEIVTDELNRMSALIAQIAHLADAERTTAHRPRWVDIGDLTRAVFEKARVIGDHEWRLDSVAEGLVFIDPSQITQAWLQLADNSAKYSPSGTPIEVGSALAGDELRCWVADNGPGIPESARSRIFERFGRAESSRGTAGSGLGLSIAGAIVKAHGGRIGLDTEVGRGSVFALVLPRNAGASQEEPEGQEDERGGG, encoded by the coding sequence ATGACTTCGGGGCGAGGAGAGGGGCGTGCCCGGGCGAGACGCGCCTACCCGGTACGCGTGCGCATCCTCGCTGCGATCCTCGCCGTGACCGCCCTGGGACTCCTCGCCGCAGGCGGCATCGCCTTCGCACTGCAGCAGAATCGCATCGCGTCCTCGATCGACGATGAACTGCGGCAGGAGTTCGCGACGGTGCGAGCGCTGGTCGAGGGCCGGAGCCCGAATGACCCTCAGGACGGCGCGGCAGCGCCCGAGGCGGCCCAGGTCGACACCTCCTTCCCCACGACCGACGACCTCGTCTACGAGACCGTCCGCGTGGTCACGCCCCCGCTCGGAGGCGGAACACTCGGCGTCGTCGACGGCGAAGCTCGCTTCATCCCCGGCTTCACGACCCCGCTTCGTCTCGACTCGCCCGCCTTCATCGACGAGATCTCTGCGGCGACGAAGACGGGGACGACCGTGCTCGACACCGTCACGCTCGACGGCGTGGAGCTGCGCTACCTCGCGATCCCTCTGCGTGTGGAGGGGTCCGCTTCCGAGGGGGTCTTCGTCGCCGCGATCGATGTCGACGCCCGGCTGGACGATCTGAGATCGACGATGCTGGTCTACGCCTGGGTCGCGGCCGCCGTCGTGCTGCTCGTCGGCGTCGTCGGCTGGTTCGTAGCGGGGCGTCTCCTGCACCCGCTGCGCAGTCTGCAGCGCACCGCCGCCCGGATCTCGGCGGGCGCCCTCGACGAGCGCATCCCAGTGCGGGGCAACGACGATCTCTCCGAGCTCACTGAGACCATCAACGCGATGATCGCCCGACTCGAGGAGGCGTTCATCGGCCAGCGTCGCATTGTCAACGACGTGCGGCACGAGCTCGCCACCCCGGTGACGATCATCCGCGGCCACGTGGAGCTCATCGATCCGCTCGACCCCGACGACGTCAGGCAGAGTCTCGAGATCGTCACCGACGAGCTGAACCGCATGTCCGCGCTCATCGCGCAGATCGCTCACCTCGCCGACGCGGAACGCACCACCGCGCACAGGCCCCGGTGGGTCGATATCGGCGACCTCACCCGTGCCGTCTTCGAGAAGGCCCGGGTCATCGGCGATCACGAGTGGCGACTCGACTCCGTCGCCGAGGGACTGGTCTTCATCGACCCCTCGCAGATCACCCAGGCGTGGCTGCAGCTCGCCGACAACTCCGCGAAGTACTCACCCTCGGGCACTCCGATCGAGGTCGGCAGCGCTCTGGCAGGAGACGAGCTTCGCTGCTGGGTCGCCGACAACGGACCCGGGATCCCGGAGTCGGCGCGCTCCAGGATCTTCGAGCGATTCGGCCGGGCGGAGTCCAGCCGCGGCACCGCCGGATCGGGTCTCGGGCTGTCGATCGCCGGGGCGATCGTGAAAGCCCACGGGGGTAGGATCGGGCTCGACACCGAAGTGGGGCGGGGGTCGGTCTTCGCACTGGTGCTTCCTCGGAATGCAGGCGCGTCGCAGGAGGAGCCGGAGGGACAGGAAGACGAGAGGGGCGGCGGATGA